In Candidatus Methylacidiphilales bacterium, the sequence CGTGACCGGCGCTGCAAAGGTTGACGTTTCCGTTTTCCAAATCGGCGTAGGCACACTGACAGGTGATGAACATGTCGAGATGACCCAGATCTTGGAAGAGTTGGGCGGCGATTTCCGCCATCAATTGCTCCGTTTTCGGGGCCATGGAAGAGCGGGCGTGGACGGCCGTGCGGAGGATGGTGGCCAGAAGGGCGGCCGAAACCCCTTTGCCCATGACATCGGCAATGAGCAGAAAAAGCCCCTCCTGTCCCACCGGCAGAACGTCGAGGTAGTCCCCCCCGACTTGGCGGGCACTACGGCAGATACCGTGGGTGCGGTAACCCGGCGGGGAGGGGAATTGCTTGGGCAGGAGCTGTTGTTGGATCTGTGCGGCGATTTCCAGTTCGCGCAGGGCGCGTTGTTCCTGCGAACGCTGGCGTTGGAGTTGGTCGAGGGCGATGGCGATGCCAAGAAAGTCGGCGAATGTCCGGGCGATGTGGAGCTGACCGGCGTTGAAATACGGCTGGGAAGTTTCGCGGCCCAGAACCAGGACACTGAGGATCGTCTCGCTGAAAGAAACCGGGCAGGCGTAGCACTGCCCGATGGCATGGAGTGGATCGGAGGGATCGAGGGCCGCCGACCGCTCGACGGTGGCATCCTGGTGGCTGGTGAAAACCCCGCCTTCCAACCAGGAAGGCCGGGTCTCGCGTTCCTGGGGAAAGCCCGGGGGTGGGGTGCCGACTTCCAGCCGGGTGACGATCTTTGCCGATTCCGGCTTGAGTTCCGCCAGGTAGACCCAATGGCAGTCGAGTAGTATTTTGAGTTGTAAGAGCGATTGCTGAAGAAAGCCCTGGAAGTCCCTGCTGGTGGCGAGCGCATCACCCAACCGGAAGAGGGTCGAGAGATTCTCATAACTGATGCTGAGTTCTTCCGTCATCGAGCCGAGGGTGGATTCGATTTCGGCCGGGGATTCCTGGTGGAAGGAGGCGGGTCCGGTGATTTTCTCCAGCAGGATCTGGTGTCCGCCGGGCACGGAGAGGTGCTGGACCCGGTCCACCAATTGCTCCATGAGGAAGAGGCCGCGACCGCGTTCGGAGAAGGGGTCCTCGGGTTGTGACGCGGTTTTTTCCGGTTGGAAGTTTCCGGGGTCCTGCACGCGGATGCGGAAGGTTTCATCCTGCCACTCCCAGAAGAGGGAAATTTGTTTCGCCGGATCGAGTTGGGCCCCGTGTTCGGCTGCGTTGTTGGCCGCCTCGGTGGCGGCAAGCTCGATGGCTTGGAGAGGGTCCGGGGACATGCCGTGGGTGCGGCAAAAGCGGACAAGCAGGGCAACGGCCTTGCGGACGTCCTCCAAGCGTGCGGGGAAAGCGCAGCCACCGCCTTCATGGTGGACGAAATCCGGTTTCATCCCTGGTCTCCGGTGGAGAATAACAGGGACGCGCGGCGGCGGATCATGGCCCGCATGCCGGGGGTGTCGGCGAAGAGCTGCATGGCGGCGTGCGGCCATTCGAGCTGATCCCCGGCGCTGTGGCTTCCATGGAGATCGGACAGGGCGAGCAGCCCGGGCCGGGCCTGGCGCAGGCGTTCCGCGGTCTCCGCAGGAACGTCCGCCAGATCGGAAGCACGGCGGGGGAGGGTGCCGATCCAGGTGAAATGTCCTTGGGCGATCTCCCTCAGCCAGTCGTGGCGGCGAAGGATGAGAGGTCCGCACAAACCGGTCTCAATGCGGGTACTCTTGGAACCCGGAAGGTGCACGTCCCAGACCGAAGTGCCCCGGCAGAACAGGCGGGCCGGAAGCCAAAGCAGCAGCCAGAGGAGGGCGGCGGAGGCGCGGCCAAGAAGGCCGGTTTTTCCCGGCTCGGCCGAGTTGCGTCCGGAAACCAGGTCGTCATGCAGATCCAGGCGGAGGTGACGTTCCAGATCGAGCACGACCCCGCCATCGGCGGCACGATGGTGCCAAAGGGTGCGCTCACCCAGGCAGGTGTCGGCCAAGATGATGCTCCGGGTGATTTCAGAGTGAGGGCCGATGAAGCAGCGGTCGCCGATGAGGGCCTCCGGCCCGATGACCGCCCCGGCGTCAATTTCGCACCCGGCACCGATACGGTAGGGAGGCCTGAGTTGGGCGGCGGGATGGATGCGGACACGGGGCCCGATCCATGCGCCATGGCCGTGGGAGACATCGATGTGTTGTTCGCCCGCTTGGCGGCCGGCCAGCCACTCGAAATTCAATTGGGACCACAGGGCCAGCAAGCCGGCGGCGTCCCGAGGTTCGGCAATCTGCGAACCACCGGGAAGCCCGGCCAGGCGTATTCCCTGATCCGGCAGTTTTTCGTTGGCGGTTGGCACCCGGATCTCGACCGGGCGGGACCAGCGTTGGTGGCGCTCGAAGTGGGCGCGGATTTCCGAGGGCCGGTCGGCCACGACCAGGGTGATTCTTTCGGCACCGGTGCGTACGGCATGGTCCATCCAGTGGGACAAGAGGGGTTCATCGCCGACCGGCCAAAGAATGAACGGCAACGGGTTGCGCCAGATGGTGTCGAGGTGTCCCCAATCGGGACAGATCCAGACCGGTGCTTTCATTTCAGTAGGCCCCCTTGCCCAGCAAGACGGCCGGGATGGTCAGGAAGAGCAGCTTCAAGTCCACCCAGATGCTTTCGGAGCGGATGTATTCCAGATCGAGGCGGACCTGTCCGGCGAAGTCGATGTCGCTCCGTCCGCCAACCTGCCAGAAGCAGGTGAGGCCGGGCCGGACCATCAGGCGGCGGCGTTCTTCGACCGAATAGAGGGCGACCTCGCGGGGCACCGGCGGGCGCGGACCGACCAGGGACATGTCGCCCCGGAAGACGTTCCACAATTGCGGCAATTCATCGATGGAGTACTTGCGGATGAAACGTCCGATCGGGGTGATGCGGGGATCGTCTTTCATCTTGAAAATGACCCCTCCGGCCACTTCGTTCTGTTGCAGGAGTTGGTCCTTGAGGGCGTCGGCGTTGGGCACCATGGAACGGAATTTCCACATGCCAAAGGCCCGCCCGAAGCGGCCGACCCGTTGCTGGCAGAAAAAGACCGGCCCTCCATCGCGGCGGATGATCAGGGCCACCACCAGAAAGAGGGGGGAAAGCGCGAGGAGTCCACAACCGGAGGCGAAGAGATCGAGGAGGCGCTTGAGGGCGCCGGAGCCGTCGACCACGGTGCGCCAGAGCCTTTTTTTGATCGCCAGTTGCAACCGCATCTGCCAACGCGTGGCCGGATCGGAGGCACGGGCCCAGTACAGCATGGATTCCAGGTCTTCCGGGCCGGGTGATTGCGGGGCGGAGTTCAAGTCCGGGCTCCTTTGCCGCTGTGGGCCAGTTCGGCCAGACGTCTTCCCAGTCGGGTGATGTAGTCGTCAAAATCGTAATCGCGGTTGACCCGGATCCTGCCATTTTCGCCCATGGAGCGGGCCCGGTTTTTATCACCAAGGATTCCGTCCACGGCGGCGGCGAAGGCATCCCGGTCCATCCAGGGGACGAGGTGGCCGTTTTCCCCATCGGTCAACCAGTCGGAAATCCCGCCGGCATCGAAGGCGACGACCGGCAGGCCGAAGCGCATGACCTCCAGTCCGACGGTGGCGATGGGCTCGGGCCAGACCGAGGGAATGAGGACGGCGGAAGCTTCGGCATAGTATTGCCGGAGTTCGTCCTGTGGAATGAAACCCGCGAAACGAACGCGGTCCTGGAGGCCCAGTTTGCGGGTGAGTTTTTCGCAGGCGGGCTTGTGGTGGCCATCGCCGAGGACGATGAGTTCGAAGGGGTGTTTCAATCGGGCCAGGGATTCGAGCATGACGTCGACGCCCTTGCCGCGGATGATCTGGCCGGCGTAGACGAGGAGGTTGCGCTCGGAGAAGCTGCTGGTGAGGGGCGGGGCCGGGCGGGGAACCGGCGGGAAAATCTCAATGCGCGCGGGATCAAAGCGGTTGATTTCCAACTCGTGGCGCATGTATTGGGTGACGACAAAGTGGGCGGAAAAACGTCGGTTGGTTTCGATTTCGCGCAGCTTGGCGGAATAACTTTGCCAGGAAAAGGGGAGTGCCCCTCCGCGTTGCCGCTTCAAGGGCGCCAGGCAGGGGACGACACACCAGGGCGAGGCGGGGCGGCGGCAGATCTTCCGGTTGAAGACGTTGTATTTGTAGCTGCGCAGACAGTAAATGTCATGGTCGTGGACCATGCGGGCGGCGGGAATGCCGGAAGAGAGCAGGGTTTCCAGACTGGAAAGATCGTCCCATTTGTGGACATAGAGGACATCGGGTTGGAAGGAGGCCAGGGCCGCGGCGGGATCCCCGCAAAAGAGGTTTGGGGCGAAGAGGGAATCCCAGGCGGCCTCGGACTTGCCGCTGCGGCGGCGGTGCAGCAACCCGATATCCCAACCGGCCTTTTTCAATTCGGTGGCGGTGATGTGGACATTGGCCTCGGCCCCACCCAGGCTGCCCAAGGTTTCATGAACGTAGAGAAGTTTCATGAACTTGTACGCAATTCTATATTTACCGGTCCACGCGACAAGCTAATATCCCGGATATGGGAACCATCGTTGCAGTGGAAACCGAGGGCACGTCGCTCCGGCTTTCTGTGAAAGCGGA encodes:
- a CDS encoding sugar transferase, whose protein sequence is MNSAPQSPGPEDLESMLYWARASDPATRWQMRLQLAIKKRLWRTVVDGSGALKRLLDLFASGCGLLALSPLFLVVALIIRRDGGPVFFCQQRVGRFGRAFGMWKFRSMVPNADALKDQLLQQNEVAGGVIFKMKDDPRITPIGRFIRKYSIDELPQLWNVFRGDMSLVGPRPPVPREVALYSVEERRRLMVRPGLTCFWQVGGRSDIDFAGQVRLDLEYIRSESIWVDLKLLFLTIPAVLLGKGAY
- a CDS encoding glycosyltransferase family 4 protein — protein: MKLLYVHETLGSLGGAEANVHITATELKKAGWDIGLLHRRRSGKSEAAWDSLFAPNLFCGDPAAALASFQPDVLYVHKWDDLSSLETLLSSGIPAARMVHDHDIYCLRSYKYNVFNRKICRRPASPWCVVPCLAPLKRQRGGALPFSWQSYSAKLREIETNRRFSAHFVVTQYMRHELEINRFDPARIEIFPPVPRPAPPLTSSFSERNLLVYAGQIIRGKGVDVMLESLARLKHPFELIVLGDGHHKPACEKLTRKLGLQDRVRFAGFIPQDELRQYYAEASAVLIPSVWPEPIATVGLEVMRFGLPVVAFDAGGISDWLTDGENGHLVPWMDRDAFAAAVDGILGDKNRARSMGENGRIRVNRDYDFDDYITRLGRRLAELAHSGKGART
- a CDS encoding SpoIIE family protein phosphatase, with amino-acid sequence MKPDFVHHEGGGCAFPARLEDVRKAVALLVRFCRTHGMSPDPLQAIELAATEAANNAAEHGAQLDPAKQISLFWEWQDETFRIRVQDPGNFQPEKTASQPEDPFSERGRGLFLMEQLVDRVQHLSVPGGHQILLEKITGPASFHQESPAEIESTLGSMTEELSISYENLSTLFRLGDALATSRDFQGFLQQSLLQLKILLDCHWVYLAELKPESAKIVTRLEVGTPPPGFPQERETRPSWLEGGVFTSHQDATVERSAALDPSDPLHAIGQCYACPVSFSETILSVLVLGRETSQPYFNAGQLHIARTFADFLGIAIALDQLQRQRSQEQRALRELEIAAQIQQQLLPKQFPSPPGYRTHGICRSARQVGGDYLDVLPVGQEGLFLLIADVMGKGVSAALLATILRTAVHARSSMAPKTEQLMAEIAAQLFQDLGHLDMFITCQCAYADLENGNVNLCSAGHGPALLVPASGEPRIIMGDGGFPLGIVDDQNYSASTVQILPGDRLLLQTDGLFEAESPSGELLGMQRLLAIADRLRDLPLPQYCERILSEIDEFCGNRAAGDDRSLLVLERLPLP